Proteins encoded together in one Gemmatimonadota bacterium DH-78 window:
- a CDS encoding polysaccharide biosynthesis tyrosine autokinase, which yields MSERLPTLRDGDQLPSTEFQPAPPPPEELWGEPVDESGGGGLPIKRLLMALRRYWWIVVLAGGVGVAAGLFATTLAEPQYSASGTIWLEQTSSAEEAQGPVRSPELFQGYAWQELLRTGLVLDSVVITQRLYLEARTDDREDMSSLFLSDQARYGSYVLSVDAAGESFTLATNDGVEVDRGPVGGPVGQEVGIRWRPNAEVLSPGRVIRFSLLSPRTVTDRLKEQIQSRMDQEGNVLFMELQGPDPEDVTGTVNAILARFEQVAADLKRIALDEQTEALKEQRDRAEQDMIAAELALRDYQIYTITLPSEQDRAGPINPGVAQTQDPVFTNFFGMQIQANEIERDRQRILEVLESSGDSEVPISQLELIPSVQNSSELRQIFGEYNQRQAQYRALRERYTPEHTLVKAEGQALATLEDETIPRMLTDLAGALDTRAVELESRIETTSQELQAIPDRAIREASLERTFITARDQFLNINQRWELSRLASLSSVSDVRILDYAEPPQFPSDDPRAFLAILAFGACLGLGMLTAVLLDRSDDRFRYPEDVSRGLGLEILGTIPRVSPKAGANFEVQEAFRELRLRLMYAHGSAGPLMVAISSPGPEEGKTFISSNLALSFAETGRRTLLIDADTRRGDMHHILGVERKPGLVDYLSGGRAEGLIQKTEYPNLHVLASGTRLARAPELLTGQQMQRLLTRLKSHYEVIIVDTPPMAAGADAFQLGLLTGAMAIVFRAGTSDKALVEAKLKSLGDVPLRILGGILNDLSARVIKSYGYHSAYYLPGYEAEDEAFEDDDSPRALPANAGAAD from the coding sequence ATGTCAGAACGGCTCCCTACGCTCCGGGACGGTGACCAGCTCCCCTCCACGGAGTTCCAACCCGCGCCGCCGCCCCCCGAGGAGCTCTGGGGGGAGCCGGTCGACGAGTCCGGTGGCGGTGGCCTGCCCATCAAGCGGCTGCTCATGGCCCTGCGCCGGTACTGGTGGATCGTGGTGCTGGCGGGTGGAGTGGGGGTCGCAGCCGGGCTGTTCGCCACCACGCTGGCCGAGCCGCAGTACAGCGCCTCGGGCACGATCTGGCTCGAGCAGACCTCGTCGGCCGAGGAGGCCCAGGGCCCCGTTCGCTCGCCGGAGCTCTTCCAGGGCTACGCGTGGCAGGAGCTGCTGCGCACCGGTCTCGTGCTCGACTCGGTGGTGATCACGCAGCGCCTCTACCTCGAGGCGCGCACCGACGACCGCGAAGACATGTCGAGCCTCTTCCTTTCGGATCAGGCTCGGTACGGCTCGTACGTGCTGTCGGTGGATGCGGCGGGGGAGAGCTTCACGCTCGCCACCAACGACGGGGTCGAGGTGGACCGCGGGCCGGTGGGTGGACCGGTGGGTCAGGAGGTGGGGATTCGCTGGCGGCCGAACGCGGAGGTGCTGTCGCCCGGGCGGGTGATCCGCTTCTCGCTGCTCAGCCCCCGCACGGTCACCGACCGCCTCAAGGAGCAGATCCAGTCGCGGATGGACCAGGAGGGCAACGTGCTCTTCATGGAGCTGCAGGGGCCCGATCCGGAGGATGTGACGGGCACCGTGAATGCGATCCTGGCGCGCTTCGAGCAGGTGGCGGCCGATCTAAAGCGGATCGCGCTCGACGAGCAGACCGAGGCGCTCAAGGAGCAGCGCGATCGCGCCGAGCAGGACATGATCGCGGCCGAGCTCGCATTGAGGGACTACCAGATCTACACGATCACCCTCCCCTCGGAGCAGGATCGGGCGGGCCCGATCAACCCCGGGGTGGCGCAGACCCAGGATCCGGTCTTCACCAATTTCTTCGGCATGCAGATCCAGGCCAACGAGATCGAGCGCGACCGGCAGCGAATTCTCGAGGTGCTCGAGTCGAGCGGCGACTCCGAGGTGCCGATCTCACAGCTCGAGCTGATCCCCTCGGTGCAGAACTCCTCCGAGCTGCGGCAGATCTTCGGCGAGTACAATCAGCGGCAGGCCCAGTACCGGGCGCTGCGTGAGCGCTACACGCCGGAACACACGCTCGTGAAAGCCGAGGGTCAGGCGTTGGCCACCCTCGAGGATGAGACCATCCCTCGGATGCTCACCGACCTCGCGGGCGCGCTCGACACCCGTGCGGTGGAACTCGAGAGTCGTATCGAGACCACTTCACAGGAGCTGCAGGCGATTCCCGATCGCGCCATTCGCGAGGCCAGCCTCGAACGCACCTTCATCACCGCGCGGGATCAGTTCCTCAACATCAACCAGCGGTGGGAGCTCTCTCGCCTCGCCTCGCTGAGCAGCGTGTCGGACGTCCGTATCCTCGACTACGCCGAGCCGCCGCAGTTCCCCTCCGACGATCCGCGGGCCTTTCTCGCGATCCTGGCCTTCGGGGCCTGTCTCGGGCTGGGCATGCTGACGGCGGTGCTGCTCGATCGCTCGGACGATCGCTTCCGCTACCCGGAAGACGTCTCGCGCGGTCTCGGGCTGGAGATCCTCGGCACGATTCCGCGGGTGTCGCCCAAGGCGGGTGCGAACTTCGAGGTGCAGGAGGCCTTCCGCGAACTGCGGCTGCGCCTGATGTACGCCCACGGATCGGCCGGGCCGCTCATGGTGGCGATCTCGAGTCCCGGGCCGGAGGAGGGCAAGACCTTCATCTCGTCCAACCTCGCGCTCTCCTTCGCCGAGACGGGCCGCCGCACGCTGCTGATCGATGCCGACACCCGGCGCGGCGACATGCACCACATTCTCGGGGTGGAGCGAAAGCCCGGACTGGTCGACTACCTGTCGGGCGGTCGCGCCGAGGGGCTGATTCAGAAGACGGAGTACCCGAACCTGCACGTGCTCGCCTCGGGCACGCGGTTGGCCCGGGCGCCGGAGCTTCTGACCGGCCAGCAGATGCAGCGACTGCTGACGAGGCTGAAGTCGCACTACGAGGTGATCATCGTCGACACGCCGCCGATGGCGGCCGGAGCCGACGCCTTCCAGCTCGGTCTGCTGACCGGCGCGATGGCGATCGTCTTCCGGGCCGGCACCTCCGACAAGGCGCTGGTCGAGGCCAAGCTGAAGAGCCTCGGCGATGTGCCGCTCCGGATTCTGGGCGGGATCCTCAACGATCTCAGCGCCCGGGTGATCAAGAGTTACGGGTACCACTCGGCCTACTACCTGCCGGGCTACGAGGCCGAAGACGAGGCCTTCGAGGACGACGATTCGCCGCGCGCGCTGCCGGCGAATGCGGGGGCGGCCGACTGA
- a CDS encoding response regulator, which yields MAVVIDEKEWNARSLASILGSAGYAVVKAFDEAQALDLLARMRPDAVFMGLRIGETDGMALLQRVRLQGLIDATTPVIGLAPNRPEREARLAALRGGAWEVVGLPFDADELLLRLGAVVRAKQASDAIREDSLVDAVTGFYNTRGVLQRLSELRSAASRRGGSMACIVVGPRAEADDDAPRRFDAGADAPDPDGVDRIRRATRRSDAKGTLSGAAYVVVAPDTDAAGALRLAERIVAASSGENPDAGGDWVAGLFAEADLKASSASASDFLTRATEAFRSAQSGAERTRVFGDPREN from the coding sequence GTGGCCGTCGTGATCGACGAGAAGGAGTGGAACGCCCGCTCCCTCGCCTCGATCCTGGGATCTGCGGGCTACGCGGTCGTGAAGGCCTTCGACGAGGCGCAGGCGCTCGACCTGCTCGCGCGCATGCGTCCCGACGCCGTGTTCATGGGACTCCGGATCGGCGAAACCGACGGCATGGCACTGCTCCAGCGGGTGCGGTTGCAGGGGCTGATCGACGCCACGACGCCGGTCATCGGGCTGGCCCCGAACCGACCCGAGCGCGAGGCCCGGCTGGCGGCTCTACGCGGCGGAGCCTGGGAGGTGGTGGGGCTGCCCTTCGACGCCGACGAACTGCTGCTCCGGCTCGGCGCCGTCGTGCGCGCGAAGCAGGCATCCGACGCGATCCGCGAGGACTCGCTGGTGGACGCCGTGACCGGCTTCTACAACACGCGGGGGGTGCTGCAGCGGCTGTCGGAGCTGCGTTCGGCGGCGTCGCGACGCGGCGGATCGATGGCCTGCATCGTCGTGGGCCCCCGGGCCGAGGCCGACGACGACGCCCCCCGGCGGTTCGACGCCGGGGCGGACGCCCCCGACCCCGACGGGGTGGACCGCATCCGACGGGCCACCCGACGCTCCGACGCGAAGGGCACGCTGTCGGGGGCCGCCTACGTGGTGGTCGCGCCCGACACCGATGCCGCCGGAGCGCTGCGGCTGGCCGAGCGCATCGTGGCGGCCTCGTCGGGCGAGAACCCGGATGCCGGAGGCGACTGGGTGGCCGGGCTCTTCGCCGAGGCCGACCTGAAGGCGTCGTCGGCCTCGGCCAGCGACTTCCTCACCCGCGCCACCGAGGCCTTCCGCTCCGCGCAGTCGGGTGCCGAGCGCACCCGAGTCTTCGGCGACCCCCGCGAGAACTGA